A region of the Desulfobulbaceae bacterium genome:
GGCCTCCTTCCAGCTCTTCACTGAGATCACACCCTGATCGTCAATGGACTGAGCAGCATTCAACAAGAGGTTAAGAAAAACCTGGTTCAATTGACCGCCAAGTCCCCTGATCATCGGTAAAACTTCAGCATGATCCTCGGAAATGGCAATCCGCTTGCCAAACTCGCGACGAACAATGGCAACTGCGGATTTAAGCCCCGGCAAAATGTCGATTGACGAGAACACAGTGCCTCCATCATGACAAAAGGTGGCCAGATCGGTTATGACCCGTACGGTGCGATCAACCCCTTCACGAATATTGGCCAGCAAAACATTGATCCTGGCAGAATGACATTCACCTCCACCCTTCAGGGCAGCGGCAAGGGTCATCTCCAGCAACGGCAACGAACCGGCGATAAAATTGATTGAATTCTTGATCTCATGAGACAATCCGGAAATCAGCATCCCCAGCGCCGCCATCTTCTCTGACTGGACCAGATGGGTCTGCGCTGCCTGCAACTGGATCAAGGTGTCGGACAGTTGTTCATTAGCGCTGATCAGCGCTCTCTTTTGAGCGGTCAACTCCTGGTTGCTGGCATCCAACTGCTTGGTACGATATTCAACTTTCTCCTCCAAGGTATTTTTAAGCTCATATATGGTGTTATATGACGTCTGCAGGATAGTGATTATCTCCGAAAAATCTCTGGGAATGTCAGGACCACCCGAACTTGCAGCGTGCCCCCCCCCATTGTCACTTAACCGCCGGATCTCAAACACCAGCCTGCGCAGGGGCAAGGCGACAAAATAGTGAATAACTATCAGGGTAAGCAGACAACTGAGCAAAGTAATGCTGATAATGATAGCCGTATCCCGAACAAACACGGACCGGGTCTCTTTATGGATTAAAGAGCTGTCGGTGATCATAACCACATAGCCAATAAGCGATGCCGACCTCGCAAGCTGACCATCACTTAAATTATCGGCAAATATTTCTTCGGTGGTGTATTTCGCCTCAGTCATTACTGGCTCGACCACCAGAATACTTGAGCCGACCTCCTTGGCCAAGGAGGTTCCCATGTGTTGATCCCGAATATGGTGAGTAAAAATATCATCGATCAAAGATTCCAAATTCCCCCAGTAGCCCTTCCCTTTATAGCGCTGAAGCAGCATACCGTTTTCGTCAAAAAAAGCGATCAGCTGACACTCTTTTTCAGTGATCAGTGACGCCGCAACCCTGGCGAGCTGATCCTTGTTACCGGTAAAGACAGCGACCCGGCTACTTCTGGCCAAGGTGCGGCCAAGGCTCTGGCTGTGCTGAATAAGGTTGGCCTTGAACCGCTCGGCATTCTGATGCGAGAAATACGCATTCAGGGCCATCGTGGTCACTATCAGCACCAACATCATGGCGCCAAGAACCCTGGCCATGAAACTGTTAAGTAGGTAGCTATGAGGCAAATTCATGGCAACAGTTTACCTTTATTGATGGTGGACGGAACAACAGAGATTCCCATTTTTTGAATAATTCGGGGATTGGTAAGGAGAATGATCTCTGTGGCATACTCACGGGAAATGGTCTTCGAAAAAGGTCGGCTCAGACGCTCCCTGACCATTACCCCCGCCTGACGGCCCATTGCCTCAGGCAAGGAAAAAACAACCAGCGCCGCTCCCTGCATTAAGTATTTGGGGGCGAAAGCGACCAGTGGAATTTTCTTCTCCAGTGACAACAGGGTCAGGGCTTCGAGCAGGGCAGGACTGACCAGCGAGGTTTCGGGGGTCAGCAGCAAGACGTCCATCAACCCTTGCAACTCGGTCACGGACCGAATCGCCTCGCGGTCGGACGCTGCCGGGATGCTGACCAAGGTCAGTCCGGCGCTCGCGGCCGCTTGTTGCAAGAGTTTCAGAAAATCTTCGGAGGTAGCCGGGTTGTGCAGCAGGCCGATTCGAGCGCTGCCAGGAAAGATCTCCTTGATGGCGGCAAGCTGCTGGGCCGGGCCTGCCGTCATCAAAACCCCGGAGAGGTCGGAATGTTTGGGGACAATGGCATCCGGATCAGGGACCATCAGGAAAAGAACCGGCCCGGAGAAGGAGGCGACCGACTTCAGGGCGAGGCTGCCCACCGCAACGATTATTTTTGGTTGCAGGGACTGGTGTTTTTGGGTAGTTAATTGAATAGTGTCAGATGAAGCCGGATCAAGGACTACGATCTCGACCTTCTCGATGGAAGAGATCCCGGGAAGCGAAACGCCGGGAGTAAAGGCCTGAGTAAAGCCCGAGACCGCCTGTTGGTAAACCTCAGCGGCCGAAGACTGGACCACAAGGACCAAGCCAAGCGCTGGGCGAGGGATAACCATGGCCAGCAGCGTAGCGCAGACAAGGGTAACAAAGCGACTGATAAGACTGTTCTGCATGATCGCGATGAAAAGATTAATAAAATTATGCTTAACCACTGGCTAAACTGGCACATTAACACAACTCTGGCTCAATTTCATCATCTATTGACCACCAGAGAAAGGATATCAATTTTCGTGCGGAAGGTCTCGGTCGGCAACTTAAACCATGTCCGGCCTGCTGCCGTCTCCCTGGCGCAGATTCCCCCCTCTATACAAGATACCACTTATTTATTTACAGGAGATCTTTATGAAGCGATCATACTCCCTGCTTACCATCACCACCCTTCTGACCCTCGCCCTGACCACCGCCATCTCGCACGCGGCAGGAATGGAGAAACCGATCCAGACCGCCGGCCTGGGACATGACGACCTCGGCCTCTACTTCGACCAGGCAGAGCTGACCACCGTCCAGACCGCCACCCACGCCCCCAAGCCGATCACCCAGGTGGCGGAGAACATCACTGTAATCACCGCTCAGGAGATCGAACGCTGGAATGCCCACTCCCTGCAAGACGTGCTGGCCCATGTGCCGGGGGTGCTGGTGAGCGATGCCGGTCGCGAAGTGGCCAACGCGGCGACCATCCATATCCAGGGCTCCCGTTTTGAGGATGTCCAAGTTTACCTGGACGGGGTGCGCTGGAGCGATATGGCCTCGGATTACAGCTTGACCAATCAGATCCCGGTTGAGATCATCGAGCGGGTGGAGGTGATCAAGGGGCCGGCCTCCTCGACCTGGGGCTCAGCCTTCGGCGGGGTGGTCAACATCATCACCAAAGACACCGGCAACAGCCCCACCCCCTCCGGCACCGTGACCGCCTCCTATGGCGAGCACCAGACCCACGGGGCCTCGGCCCAAGTGACGGGCCAGGCCGGACCGGTGGGCTATCTGCTCCACGGCGGACTCCTCAGCTCAGACGGCCTGCGGGACGACCGCTGGCTCGACCGCGACACCCTCTACGCCAAGCTCAGCGCCCCCCTGCCCGGCCAGACCACCCTCACCGTATCCATGGGTCAATTCAAGCCGGCCTACAATTATCTGGCCTGGCACGAGATTGATTTTGGCGCCAATTGGGACGAGTCCGACCGGCTCGCCACCGCCACCCTGACCCGGCCCCTGGGCGACCACCTCCACCTCCAGCTTTACGGCTCGCTGCTCAACAAAAAAACCGCCGACTACAATGAGTGGCCCTTGTCAAGCCACACCCTCATCGACAACTACGCCACCGAGCAAAAAGAGCACTCCGGGGCAATGCGGCTGTACGGCGACCTTGGCCGCCACGCCCTCTCCCTCGGGGCCGAGACCTACCGCAACAACTATGACGAATACAAGTTCGAGGTGCGGGGCCCAAACCCTATCAGCCAGGAGACCTGGGCGCTGTACCTCAACGACACCATCAAGCTCGGCCGGACCACCCTCACCCCTGGCCTGCGCTACGACTCAAACTCCATTGCCAATCCCCAGCTCTGCCCCAGCCTGGGCCTGACCTACCAGGTAAATGAGACCACCCTGCTGCGGGCCTTAGCGGCCCGTGGCTTTCGCCGCCCGGTCACGAACTTTAAACAATCGAACTTCGTCAGGCCCCCCTATCAAATCAATCCAGCGCTCGAGTCCGAGACCGTCAACACCTTCCAACTGGGCCTGGAAAACACCGCAATCCCCAATATCCGGTGGAAGGCCACCGCCTTCCACCACGACTCGAACCACCGCTGGATCGATGACCCGGACACCGCCAGAAACCTGGTTTACATCAATGGCGACGGGGTGGTCAGGGATGGGCTGGAGGTGGAGCTTGAGAGCGAACGTTGGCATGGCCTGGCCCTGATCGCCAACTACACCTTCGTTGCACAAGAGACCGACGCGACCTTTGATCCAGGCAACTCCATCAAAGATCCAGGTGAGACCATCCTCGCCAACCTAATCTTCGACTATCAAGGCCCCTGGGAGCTGCACTGCCGCCTCTCCGGCAACTACACCTGGCTGAACACCTGGGATGCCAGCTATAACGAACGCCTCGACACCATGACCTGGGACCTCACCGCCACCAAGGCGATCCACCTTAACGAGCGCCGCCGCCTCGACCTCTTCGCCACCGCCACCAACCTCTTTAACGGCAGCCACTATGATCATGCGGCGCACATTAACGCCGACCGCTGGCTGGAAGCCGGGTTGCGTTTTCACTTCTGATGGCCACGATCAGGCAAAAAAAGGGGGGGACTCTCAATTACCACTTGACCCAGGAACTCCTGAGCTGCCATACTGGGAGGTGAAATGCGACCCGGCGGGATCAAACTCCCGCCTCACCATTCCCCCCACCTATGGAGGTTTCCCATGGAAGAGTACACCCTGTTGATTCTGGACCACGGCCTGAGCCCAGCCGAGATCGCCGCTACCGGTGCCTGCTGCAAGACCGGACCGATAGCAACAGCGACAGAAGAGAATTAACACACCTCCATCAGGGGCCGGCAACGGCCCCTGACCTTTTCAGGCCACCCAACACCCATGCCCCTCACTCACTACCTCGTCACCCTGGCCCTGCCGGGCGACCCGCAGCAGACCCTGCTCTACTCAACGCGCAAGGCCTCCTTGGCCGCCCTCGACACCTCAATCGTCCAGCGGTTAATGGCCGGCGAGACCCCGCCCGGCCCCTTGCGGGTCCAACTGGAGGCCCTTGGCCTGTGGGTGAGCGACCTGGCAGCCGATGAGGCGGCAATGCGCAGCTTTCTTGATGAGATCAACCACAACCGGACCAAGGCCACTATCTCGGTAATCCTGGGCATGGCCTGCAACTTCGCCTGCCGGTACTGTTACGAGGGCAAGCAGAAAGAAAGCGGCCAGAGCATGACCGACGACACCGTGCGCCAGAGCGTCTCCTTCATCACCAACTGGTGTCGCCAACAAGGCAAGGAGCGGCTGGTCTTAAGCCTCTACGGCGGCGAGCCCCTGCTCTACCCCAAGCTCATCCGCCGGTTCGCCACCCTGCTCAAACCCGCCTTGGCCGAACACGGTATCGGCTTCGGCTTCTCCCTGGTCAGCAACGGCTCTCTACTCACCCCTCAACTGGTTGAAGAGTTTCTCGAGTTAGGCCTCCTGGGGGCCAAGATTACCATCGACGGCCCGGCGGCCAGCCACAACCACCTGCGGCCCTTCAAGAACGGCGATCCAAGCTTCGAGGCCATCCTCAACAACCTCGCCGCCAGCTGCCAACTGCTTCGAGTCGACCTGGGCGGCAACTTCACCCAAGAGACCTGGCAGCACTTTCCTGAACTCCTGGACCAACTGACCGCCCGCGGCATCACCCCCGAACGATTGGGCAGAATAAACTTCTCCGCCGCCATGGGGGTGACCGACACCCTCGCCGACACCGATTTCACCACCGGCTGCTTCTCAGTCAACGAACCCTGGCACGCCGAGGCGGTGGTGACCCTGCGAAGAGAGATCCTGGAGCGGGGCTTCAACTCGGCCAAGGTCTCAACCGCCCTGTGCATGATGGACCTTACCGACGCCCTGGTCATCAACCACGACGGGGGGCTCTACAAGTGTCCGGCAATGATCGGCCACCGGCAGTTTCAGTCCGGCGATATCCGGCAGGGGGTCGCCCCTGATCTGGCTGAAATCCACAACTTAGGCCACTGGCGCCACGAAGCCCGCTGCCGGACCTGCGCCTACCTCCCCTTGTGCCTTGGTGGCTGCCGCTACTCGGCCTATCAGCGGGAAGGTGAGATCAAACAGGTGGACTGCCAGGAAGGGTATTTCCGCTCAGCGCTGCCCGGACTGATCCTTCAGGATCTTCACTACCACCATGGAGAGAGATCGGCGTAGGCCACTAAGAGTCCCTCCAGAAAAAATCTCCCGTGCACCGCTTGCTTTTTTTGCCCCGATTACACTATGATAGTTACAGAAACTGCCAGGGACACTGGTTCCATGGTGGGCAACGAAAAAACAGGGAGGCGAGAAGAGCATGTCACTGCTGAATTGTTGGGAGTACAAAAAGTGCGGACGCCAGCCAGGGGGCAACAAAGTAGCTGAGCTTGGTGAATGTGTGGCTGTGTCGTGTTTCAAGGCCCATGGTCTTAATCACGGCATTAACGGGGGCCGGGCATGTTGGGCAATAACGGGGACCTTCTGCGGGGGGATTATCCAGGGGTCATTCGTCGACAAGCACAGGAACTGCGCCAGCTGCGACTTTTTCCATACCGTGATCAAGGAAGAGGG
Encoded here:
- a CDS encoding TonB-dependent receptor codes for the protein MSGLLPSPWRRFPPLYKIPLIYLQEIFMKRSYSLLTITTLLTLALTTAISHAAGMEKPIQTAGLGHDDLGLYFDQAELTTVQTATHAPKPITQVAENITVITAQEIERWNAHSLQDVLAHVPGVLVSDAGREVANAATIHIQGSRFEDVQVYLDGVRWSDMASDYSLTNQIPVEIIERVEVIKGPASSTWGSAFGGVVNIITKDTGNSPTPSGTVTASYGEHQTHGASAQVTGQAGPVGYLLHGGLLSSDGLRDDRWLDRDTLYAKLSAPLPGQTTLTVSMGQFKPAYNYLAWHEIDFGANWDESDRLATATLTRPLGDHLHLQLYGSLLNKKTADYNEWPLSSHTLIDNYATEQKEHSGAMRLYGDLGRHALSLGAETYRNNYDEYKFEVRGPNPISQETWALYLNDTIKLGRTTLTPGLRYDSNSIANPQLCPSLGLTYQVNETTLLRALAARGFRRPVTNFKQSNFVRPPYQINPALESETVNTFQLGLENTAIPNIRWKATAFHHDSNHRWIDDPDTARNLVYINGDGVVRDGLEVELESERWHGLALIANYTFVAQETDATFDPGNSIKDPGETILANLIFDYQGPWELHCRLSGNYTWLNTWDASYNERLDTMTWDLTATKAIHLNERRRLDLFATATNLFNGSHYDHAAHINADRWLEAGLRFHF
- the gptM gene encoding putative geopeptide radical SAM maturase, with the translated sequence MPLTHYLVTLALPGDPQQTLLYSTRKASLAALDTSIVQRLMAGETPPGPLRVQLEALGLWVSDLAADEAAMRSFLDEINHNRTKATISVILGMACNFACRYCYEGKQKESGQSMTDDTVRQSVSFITNWCRQQGKERLVLSLYGGEPLLYPKLIRRFATLLKPALAEHGIGFGFSLVSNGSLLTPQLVEEFLELGLLGAKITIDGPAASHNHLRPFKNGDPSFEAILNNLAASCQLLRVDLGGNFTQETWQHFPELLDQLTARGITPERLGRINFSAAMGVTDTLADTDFTTGCFSVNEPWHAEAVVTLRREILERGFNSAKVSTALCMMDLTDALVINHDGGLYKCPAMIGHRQFQSGDIRQGVAPDLAEIHNLGHWRHEARCRTCAYLPLCLGGCRYSAYQREGEIKQVDCQEGYFRSALPGLILQDLHYHHGERSA